CATTTATTGATTTGTGGTCAATTGCAAAAAGTTGAGCAAATGCAGTTGCGGAACTTATTCTTTTTTCAGTTATGTCGAAATTTGGCTTTCCTGCTTTAACCATACAATATTCACATTCATTTTCAAATGCAATTGTTCTCCTAACTTGTTCCATTAGATTTTTGTCAAGTTTTGTTTCTGAAAATAATGCAACTTCTAAATCAATCCACTTATCCAATACAGTTTTATTGTGTCCGATAAGCTTTTCAAAAGGTGAATTGCCATAGTCTGAAAGTTTAATTCTTGTCATTATTATTTTAAAAAAATATTGTTCGTTTATTTTGTAATTTTCTCATTCAGTATTTTTGCCGGTTGTTGTTGTACAATGACTGCTAACGCTTTTTTTATTTTTAATAGAATTTCGACTGACATTGTTTTGTAATTTTAGTTAATAATTCTGTCAAATGATTATTCCTCCCCCTTCTCGTCCGCGTTTGCAACA
The sequence above is a segment of the Bacteroidota bacterium genome. Coding sequences within it:
- a CDS encoding carboxymuconolactone decarboxylase family protein, encoding MTRIKLSDYGNSPFEKLIGHNKTVLDKWIDLEVALFSETKLDKNLMEQVRRTIAFENECEYCMVKAGKPNFDITEKRISSATAFAQLFAIDHKSINDSHFDILREEFDEQEISELCSFISFITACQKLGRVFNLTENYQQNKAISIAELTNEKTTNR